In Lemur catta isolate mLemCat1 chromosome 1, mLemCat1.pri, whole genome shotgun sequence, one DNA window encodes the following:
- the GRIN3B gene encoding glutamate receptor ionotropic, NMDA 3B, whose amino-acid sequence MEFVRALWLCLALALGPRPAGGHPQPCGVLARLGGSVRLGALLPRAPVVRARARAALARAALEPRLPHNLSLELVAAATPARDPASLARGLCQALAPPGVAALLAFPEARRELLQLHFLAAATETPVLSVLRREARAPLGVPNPFHLQLDWSSPLETLLDVLVSVLQAHAWEDIGLALCRVRDPSGLVALWTSRAGRAPQLVLDLSRPDMGDTGLRARLAPLGVPVGGEALIPAVVLLGCDVPHARRVLEAIPPGPRWLLGTPLPAEALPTEGLPPGLLALGEVTRPPLEAAIHDAVELVARALDSAAQVQPDRALLPATVNCGDPQQPAAPESSGRFLAWFLANTSFQGCTGPVWVTRTSQVHMSRHFKVWSLRHDPRGAPAWATVGHWRDGRLDLEPGGAAVRPPPQPGAQARPKLRVVTLIEHPFVFAREPDEDGQCPAGQLCLDPGTNDSATLDALFAALANGSVPRALRKCCYGYCIDLLERLAEDTPFDFELYIVGDGKYGALRDGRWTGLVGDLLAGRAHMAVTSFSINSARSQAVDFTSPFFSTSLGILVRARDTASPIGAFMWPLHWSMWVGVFAALHLTALFLTLYEWRSPYGLTPRGRNRSTVFSYSSALNLCYAILFGRTVSSKTPKCPTGRFLMNLWAIFCLLVLSSYTANLAAVMVGDKTFEALSGIHDPKLHHPSQGFRFGTVWESSAEAYIKKSFPEMHAHMRRHSAPTTPLGVAMLTSDPPKLNAFIMDKSLLDYEVSIDADCKLLTVGKPFAIEGYGIGLPQNSPLTSNLSEFISRYKSSGFIDLLHDKWYKMVPCGKRVFAVTETLQMGIYHFSGLFVLLCLGLSSALLSSLGEHVFYRLVLPRIRRGNRLQYWLHTSQKIHRALNPELPEEQKEERQEPEPSGPEEHQQQQVAPAAPEASRGCKRVRRAAGKERRVRFLLESPVAAAPQADTEARMPEGPVWLCSNGRPPVVLAARPPRPGELQELEQHIEGVRERLRQALVRHGELLAQLGDSAQHRPLRLLQDKAVPGEAPTYSGLLRSWE is encoded by the exons ATGGAGTTTGTGCGGGCGCTGTGGCTCTGCCTGGCGTTGGCGCTGGGACCCAGGCCCGCCGGGGGCCACCCGCAGCCGTGTGGCGTCCTGGCGCGCCTGGGGGGCTCGGTGCGCCTGGGCGCCCTCCTGCCCCGCGCACCCGTCgtccgcgcccgcgcccgcgctgCCCTGGCCCGGGCCGCCCTGGAGCCGCGGCTGCCGCACAACCTGAGCTTGGAGCTGGTGGCCGCGGCGACCCCCGCCCGCGACCCCGCCTCGCTGGCCCGCGGCCTGTGCCAGGCGCTGGCGCCGCCGGGCGTGGCGGCCTTGCTCGCCTTTCCCGAGGCGCGGCGCGAGTTGCTGCAGCTGCACTTCCTGGCGGCCGCCACCGAGACCCCCGTGCTCAGCGTGCTGCGGAGGGAGGCGCGTGCGCCCCTCGGCGTCCCG AACCCGTTCCACCTCCAGCTGGACTGGTCCAGCCCCCTGGAGACGCTGCTGGATGTGCTGGTGTCTGTGCTGCAGGCACATGCCTGGGAGGACATCGGCCTAGCACTCTGCCGTGTCCGGGACCCCAGTGGCCTGGTGGCCCTCTGGACAAGCCGGGCTGGCCGGGCCCCGCAGCTTGTGCTGGACCTGAGCCGGCCGGACATGGGAGACACAGGGCTGCGTGCACGCCTGGCCCCTCTAGGGGTGCCCGTGGGGGGTGAAGCCCTCATCCCTGCGGTCGTCCTCCTCGGCTGTGATGTCCCCCATGCCCGTCGGGTGCTGGAGGCCATTCCCCCCGGCCCACGCTGGCTCCTGGGCACGCCGCTGCCGGCTGAGGCCCTGCCCACGGAGGGCCTGCCGCCAGGGCTCCTGGCACTGGGCGAGGTGACCCGGCCCCCGCTGGAGGCTGCTATCCACGATGCTGTGGAACTAGTAGCCCGCGCACTGGACAGCGCAGCCCAGGTGCAGCCGGATCGTGCCCTCCTCCCCGCCACGGTCAACTGCGGCGACCCGCAGCAGCCAGCTGCGCCAGAGTCCTCCGGGCGCTTCTTGGCGTG GTTCCTGGCCAACACGTCCTTCCAGGGCTGCACTGGGCCAGTGTGGGTGACCAGGACATCCCAGGTACACATGTCCCGGCACTTCAAGGTGTGGAGCCTGCGCCATGACCCACGGGGCGCCCCGGCCTGGGCCACAGTGGGCCACTGGCGGGACGGGCGGCTGGACCTGGAACCTGGGGGTGCTGCCGtgaggcccccaccccagccgggTGCTCAGGCCCGGCCCAAGCTGCGCGTGGTGACGCTGATAGAGCACCCGTTTGTGTTCGCCCGCGAGCCAGACGAGGATGGGCAGTGCCCGGCAGGGCAGCTGTGTCTGGACCCCGGCACCAACGACTCGGCCACCCTGGATGCCCTGTTCGCTGCACTGGCCAACGGCTCGGTGCCCCGCGCCCTGCGGAAGTGCTGCTATGGCTACTGCATCGACCTGCTGGAGCGGCTGGCGGAGGACACGCCGTTCGACTTCGAGCTGTACATCGTGGGTGACGGCAAGTACGGTGCCCTGCGTGATGGCCGATGGACTGGCCTGGTGGGGGACCTGCTGGCTGGCAGGGCACACATGGCAGTCACGAGCTTCAGCATCAACTCGGCGCGCTCGCAGGCGGTGGATTTCACCAGCCCCTTCTTCTCCACCAGCCTGGGCATCCTGGTGCGGGCGCGCGACACAGCCTCTCCCATTGGCGCCTTCATGTGGCCGCTGCACTGGTCCATGTGGGTGGGCGTCTTCGCAGCCCTGCACCTCACCGCGCTCTTCCTCACCCTTTACGAGTGGCGCAGCCCCTATGGCCTCACGCCCCGAGGCCGCAACCGGAGCACGGTGTTCTCCTACTCCTCGGCCCTGAACCTGTGCTACGCCATCCTGTTCGGACGCACCGTCTCCAGCAAGACACCCAAGTGCCCCACGGGGCGCTTCCTCATGAACCTCTGGGCCATCTTCTGCCTGCTAGTGCTGTCCAGCTACACAGCCAACCTCGCCGCCGTCATGGTTGGGGACAAGACCTTCGAGGCGCTCTCGGGGATCCACGACCCCAAG CTGCACCACCCGTCGCAGGGCTTCCGCTTCGGCACAGTGTGGGAGAGCAGCGCCGAGGCCTACATCAAGAAGAGCTTCCCCGAGATGCATGCACACATGCGGCGCCACAGCGCACCCACCACGCCCCTGGGTGTTGCCATGCTCAC GAGTGACCCCCCAAAGCTCAATGCCTTCATCATGGACAAGTCGCTCCTGGACTATGAGGTGTCCATCGATGCCGACTGCAAGCTGCTGACTGTGGGCAAGCCCTTCGCCATTGAGG GCTACGGCATCGGACTGCCCCAGAACTCACCGCTCACCTCCAATCTGTCCGAGTTCATCAGCCGCTACAAGTCCTCAGGCTTCATCGACCTGCTTCACGACAAGTGGTACAAGATGGTGCCTTGCGGGAAGCGGGTCTTTGCAGTTacagag ACTCTCCAGATGGGCATCTACCATTTCTCGGGGCTCTTTGTGCTGCtctgcctgggcctcagcagcGCTCTGCTCAGCTCGCTGGGCGAGCATGTCTTCTACCGCCTGGTGCTGCCGCGCATCCGCAGGGGCAACAGGCTGCAGTACTGGTTGCACACCAGCCAG AAAATCCACCGTGCCCTCAACCCGGAGCTGCCAGAAGAGCagaaggaggagaggcaggagcctGAGCCCAG TGGCCCCGAGGAGCACCAGCAGCAGCAAGTCGCCCCGGCAGCCCCCGAGGCCTCTAGGGGCTGTAAGCGGGTACGCCGGGCCGCGGGTAAGGAGCGTCGCGTGCGCTTCCTGCTGGAGTCCCCTGTGGCTGCGGCGCCGCAAGCAGACACGGAGGCCAGGATGCCGGAGGGCCCCGTGTGGCTATGCTCCAATGGCCGCCCGCCCGTCGTGCTGGCCGCACGCCCCCCACGGCCCGGAGAGCTGCAGGAGCTGGAGCAGCACATTGAGGGTGTGAGGGAGCGGCTCCGCCAGGCCCTGGTGCGGCACGGCGAGCTCCTGGCTCAGCTAGGGGACAGTGCCCAGCACCGGCCACTGCGCCTGCTGCAGGATAAAGCGGTCCCTGGGGAAGCCCCCACCTACTCGGGCCTGCTAAGGAGCTGGGAATAG